CGTACGGATGGTGGGTCAGCCAGTGCAGGTACGTACGAAACCAGCGACGTACCACGGCGACGGTAGCGGCATCCAACTGTGCTTCCATCACCTGAACGGCCTGTACAACTTCCATTAAATGAATCGTATCGATGATACCAATGCCCCGCCCCGTAACCCGGCCTTTGATGGCCTGAGCGTACGTCAGGGAAGGATTCATGCGGGTCGTTGTATCGACAAACCAGGCCTTTAGGTGACGAAGAGCCTGCTCACTGTACCGTCGATCGGGTTGTAATACGTAGGCCGAGGCCAGTGCTCCCATGATCTGACTTAGCCGGATGAGGGCCTGTCGGTGGGCCACGAAGTTGTCGGGATTGCTCAGCCCGTCGCGTTGGAGGTACGGCCCCTGGAGATTCGTGGAGTCGGGCCACCAGTAATCGCCTTCCGAATAGAAATCATGGCGACCTCCGGCACTCCGGGGTGAGGTTTGGGCCGTAACCGTACGGGGCGGTTGTTGTAGAGCCCAGCGGACTTCAGCCTGTACAGAGGCTTGCAGGGTTTTTCGAATCTCGGCATTCAAATCAGCCTGACCGAAAGCATGTGTAGCAACGAAAGTCAGGCTTATCAGTAGCATTTTCATAACCTAGAGATAAGGGGTAGCGGCTTAATGAACGAGTGAAATCAGGTACAGCAACAGAGCCACCAACAGGCCCGTGCATCCTACTTCAATGAGCAGTAAACGAATTCTTCTTTTTTTCACGGAGGAAAACATCGGCCGGTGTAGGAAACAAAGGTAGCAGGGGTAAAAGCGGGGCAGGGGGGCTAAATGTATCAAAAAGGGGGAGGAATCGTTCGGGTGGGTGATAAAGCGTTCAAAGGGGTGGAGAAAGCGTTCCATTTAGATTATTCCAGTATTTTATAGACTTATATCTACTAATGTTGCAGTGGAGTTCATCGCTACTCCGGCCCCAGATAAGGCTCTTGCCTGCCTCTTATTCCACTACCTTACTCGATGTGTTTTATGCGTAAACCTCTATTTGCCACCTGCTGGCTAGGCTCCCTGGCTATTACGCTGCTGCTCGTAGCGGGGGAGGCTACCGCCCAGACACCGGGCAACAACCCACTACCCGCCAATCGGCCCAGCACGTATACGTTTACGGGACGGGTACTCGATGAAAAAGGCATGGGTATTCCCGGAGCCACTATCCAGCTCAAGGGAAGTCCTGCCGCCGGTACGACTTCCAACGCCGAAGGACAGTTTACTTTTCCCGTACCCACGGGCGGCGGTACACTGCTCGTCTCCGTTGTAGGATATATCACGCAGGAAGTGAATCTGACGAACGAAACGTCCCGAGACATTACCATGGCTCCCGATACAAAGGCCCTTAACGAAGTTGTGGTCGTTGGTTACGGTACCCAGAAGAAAGAAAACCTGACAGGAGCCGTCGCGGCCATCAACATCGATGAGAAAATTGCCAGCCGTTCGCTCAGCAACGTTTCCTCGGGCCTCTCCGGACTGGTACCGGGTCTTTCCGTACAGCAATCGACGGGCCAGGCCGGACGCAACAGTGCCAACTTGATTATTCGGGGACTCGGTACCGTTAATAACTCCGGTCCGCTGATTGTCGTGGATGGTATGCCTGACGTGGATATCAACCGCATCGACATGAACGATGTGGCCAGTATTTCAGTCCTGAAAGACGCGGCTTCAGCTTCCATTTACGGATCACGGGCGGCTAATGGTGTCGTACTGATTACGACTAAAAATGGTTCACAAAACAAAAAAGCCCAAATCAGTTACACCGGAACCTACGGCTTATCGCAGCCCACGAACTTTTACAACTACTTTGATGATTACGCCCGCTCCCTCACCATGCACATGCGGGCTTCGGGGGCTGGTGCTTCGTCAACGACGTTTCGGTACGGAACCGTGGAAGACTGGTTATCCAAAAGCCTGGTCGATCCCGTGAAATACCCGAATACGAACTGGTGGGACGTAATCCTGCGGGATAACGGTCGGATACAAACGCACAACCTCTCGGCTTCAGGGAGCAATGATCGGATGAATTTTTATCTGTCGGCGGGTATTCTGGATGAACTGGGCGTACTCATCAATCACAACTACAAACGTTATAACACGCGTTTTAACCTTGATTACAAAGTTCGCGACGCCATCAAAGTCGGCCTGCGGATGGACGGCCAGTGGTCGAAACAGGAGTATGCCAACCAGGAGGGATTCATCAATTACAGCGGTACGGATGGCTACGACATTCGGTACGCCATCGCCGGGATTTTGCCCTACGATCCGGCTACGGGTCGATACGGCGGCATCATGGCCTACGGCGAGGACGCTCAGGCTGCCAACATGTTTGCCCGGTATTCGGTGTACCATAACCAGCGGGATCGGCAGGAGATCAACGCCAATGTATATGGTGAATGGTTACCGCTGACTGGATTAACGTTTCGCGGGGATTTCGGACTGCGGTACTACAACCAGTTTACCAAAAGTTACAACGACCCGACCGACGTCTGGAATTTTCAGACCGATCAGATTGCCCGTACCATCGTAAACCCCAGTGCGGGCATTAGTAACAGTAATAATCAGGGATACAAAACACTCTTGCAGGGCCGGATTACGTATAATAAAACCCTATTTCGAAACCATCAGCTAACGGCTTTGCTGGGTTACACGGAAGAGTACTGGTTTAACCGAAACATGTCCGCCAGCCGTCTCGACCGGATCAATCCCTTACTTAGTGAAATTGACGCGGCCCTGACGACGACGCAAACCGCCGGAGGAAACAGCGACGCGGAGGGCTTACGCTCGGTAATTGGTCGTTTGAATTATGTCGTCAATGATAAGTACCTGTTCGAATTTACGGCCCGGTACGACGGGTCAAGTAAATTCCTGCCCGGCTATCAGTTTGGCTTTTTCCCGGCCGTATCAGCGGGCTGGCGTTTCTCGGAGGAGCCTTTTTTTCAGAATCTGACCTCGATTATTTCGTCGGGTAAACTCCGGGCCTCCCTTGGTAAACTGGGCAATAACTCGGGTGTCGGTCGCTACGAGCAACGGGACATTTTTAACCTGACCAATTACATCCTCAACGGAAAGATCGCCAAGGGCTTCAGTTCGGCCAAGATCATCAATGAGGACTTTTCCTGGGAACAAACCAACACGGCCAACGTAGGACTCGATCTGGCCTTTTTCGACGGACGACTGACCGCCGAGATCGATGCCTATACCAAACTCACCACGGGTATGATCCGGCCTTCGTCGCTATCCACGTTGCTTTCGGGGTACAACGCTCCCCGCATGAACATCGGAAAACTGCGGAACAACGGGATGGAAGTGAACCTGACGTACCGCACTAAAATAGGTCAGGTAAACCTGGGAGCAACGATGAACGTGAGCTTCAACCAGAATCGGTTGCTGGAATGGAATGAGTTTCTCGGTAAAGGTTATACGTACCTGAACATGCCTTATCACTACGCCTACAGTCGCGTATCGCAGGGCATTGCTCAGAGCTGGGAAGACATCGCCAATGCTCCATACCAGGGGCAGTACGTTTCGCCGGGCGATATTCTGTACCGCGACCTCAATGGCGATGGTCAGATCAACGACGAAGACCGCAAGGCCATGCCCCGTTTCAACCGGGAGCAACCCACGGGCAATTACGGCTTTAACCTCTTCGGTAACTACAAAGGTTTCGACCTGAGCATCTTGTGGCAGGCCGCTACGGGCCGGAAAGACTTCTGGCTGGAGCCTTTCAACAACGTCAATATTCCCGCCGCCCGGAATGCGTTTCAGGACTTTCATTGGAATGACACCTGGAATCTGGACAATCGCTCGGCTTCCTTACCCCGGCTGGTTACGGGTTCGGGTGGGAACAATCAGGCGGAGTCAACCTTCTGGCTGGACAACTTTGGCTACCTGCGTCTCAAGAACATTCAGGCAGGCTACAATATCCCCAGCAAATACACCACCCGCATCGGCGTAAGCCGGGTACGGGTCTATCTGACGGCTGAGAACTTGCTGACCTTCAGTAAGTACCGGGGTGTTGATCCCGAAAAAAGTACGACGCAATCGGGTGCCGACAATCAGGATGACCCCTTCCCGTTGCTCAAGTCGTATTCCTTTGGTTTGAACCTGAGTTTTTAATTCACCTTGACTTTTTCGCTCGTGAAACGATACATATCTATGGTGGGAATAGTACTGGTAGGCCTGAGTGCCTGTCAGAAAGACCTGCTCGATCAGGTACCCACTACTCAGCTTTCTTCGGATTTATTCTGGAAAACGACCGACGATGCCATTTTCGCCGTCAATGGTGTGTACGAAGCCAACCGCACGACCTTTGACCGCGAGTATTACTTCGACGGAGCCGGGGAATTCGTGCATACCCGGGGTACCAGCAACAACCAGGGGACGTACAACCCCGGAGCCATCGGTTCGAGTGGCAACTTTGGCTTCCTCTGGGGCGACTGTTACCGAACCATCAACCGGGCCAATTATGTACTCCAGAACATCGGTACGTTGCGGGCAAACCTGAGATCCGAAAGCGATCAGGCTCTGATGAACCGCCTGGTGGGCGAAGTACGCTTCCTGCGGGCTCTGAACTACTTCCGCCTGATTGACCTCTGGGGCGACGTGCCGTATTTCGGTCGCCGACTCAACGGCAATGCCGAAGCGTATACCCTGGCGCGTACGCCCCGGGCCGTCGTGAAAGATTCGATTCTGGCGGATCTCTCGTACGCCGCGAGTGTACTGCCCGACAACTATACGGGAGATAATCTGGGCCGGGCCTCGAAGCTGGCCGCCTGGGGCTTCAGCGGCAAAGTAAATCTGTACTGGGCCTGTTGGATGAAAAACCAAAACAATGCGGGTGAAGCCCAGAAGCATTACGCAGCAGCGGCAGCGGATTTCAAGAAAATCATCGACAAAAACATTCCGCTGTTTCGGAATGGCGAACCGGGGCCGGCGGACAATCCCAACTACTGGTACCTGTTTCAGTACTTCAACGAATACGATCCGGAAATTCTCTTTTCGGTACAGTTTGGTGGTCCTTTACTCAATCAGGGTGAAGAAATGCAGCGGGATTTTGGCTCGCGGAACACGGGCAACGGTCAGGTATGGGTGGCTCCGACCTATCGCCTGGTGAATCGGTATCAGCTTACGAGTACGGGTGATTTTGCTCCGTCCGTGGTATTGAGTCGCAATACTACGCTGGCCAACAGTGCGACCAATCCCCGTTCGTACGTCGGGCGGGATTACCGTATGCGGGCGACTATGCTCTGGGACGAACAGAAAATGCTTCGCCTGACGACGGACGGCCTGAACGTACAGGACAGCATTACCTTCCGCTTTGGGAACCGCGACGGGATTACATTCATTAACTACGACGGGGCTCCGGCGGGGTATATTTTCCGAAAATGGATTCGGCAAACCGGCGGTATTGGTCGGAGCGATGGCCCGCAGGATATGTACCTGATGCGACTGCCCGACGTTTGGCTCATGTACGCCGAAGCGGTCAACGAGCTCAGCGGACCCACGGCCGAACTGTTTGGCCTGCTCGACAAAATCCGTCGTCGGGGGAATCTGCCTCCTTTGAATCAGGCGAAGT
The genomic region above belongs to Siphonobacter curvatus and contains:
- a CDS encoding SusC/RagA family TonB-linked outer membrane protein, which encodes MRKPLFATCWLGSLAITLLLVAGEATAQTPGNNPLPANRPSTYTFTGRVLDEKGMGIPGATIQLKGSPAAGTTSNAEGQFTFPVPTGGGTLLVSVVGYITQEVNLTNETSRDITMAPDTKALNEVVVVGYGTQKKENLTGAVAAINIDEKIASRSLSNVSSGLSGLVPGLSVQQSTGQAGRNSANLIIRGLGTVNNSGPLIVVDGMPDVDINRIDMNDVASISVLKDAASASIYGSRAANGVVLITTKNGSQNKKAQISYTGTYGLSQPTNFYNYFDDYARSLTMHMRASGAGASSTTFRYGTVEDWLSKSLVDPVKYPNTNWWDVILRDNGRIQTHNLSASGSNDRMNFYLSAGILDELGVLINHNYKRYNTRFNLDYKVRDAIKVGLRMDGQWSKQEYANQEGFINYSGTDGYDIRYAIAGILPYDPATGRYGGIMAYGEDAQAANMFARYSVYHNQRDRQEINANVYGEWLPLTGLTFRGDFGLRYYNQFTKSYNDPTDVWNFQTDQIARTIVNPSAGISNSNNQGYKTLLQGRITYNKTLFRNHQLTALLGYTEEYWFNRNMSASRLDRINPLLSEIDAALTTTQTAGGNSDAEGLRSVIGRLNYVVNDKYLFEFTARYDGSSKFLPGYQFGFFPAVSAGWRFSEEPFFQNLTSIISSGKLRASLGKLGNNSGVGRYEQRDIFNLTNYILNGKIAKGFSSAKIINEDFSWEQTNTANVGLDLAFFDGRLTAEIDAYTKLTTGMIRPSSLSTLLSGYNAPRMNIGKLRNNGMEVNLTYRTKIGQVNLGATMNVSFNQNRLLEWNEFLGKGYTYLNMPYHYAYSRVSQGIAQSWEDIANAPYQGQYVSPGDILYRDLNGDGQINDEDRKAMPRFNREQPTGNYGFNLFGNYKGFDLSILWQAATGRKDFWLEPFNNVNIPAARNAFQDFHWNDTWNLDNRSASLPRLVTGSGGNNQAESTFWLDNFGYLRLKNIQAGYNIPSKYTTRIGVSRVRVYLTAENLLTFSKYRGVDPEKSTTQSGADNQDDPFPLLKSYSFGLNLSF
- a CDS encoding RagB/SusD family nutrient uptake outer membrane protein, producing the protein MVGIVLVGLSACQKDLLDQVPTTQLSSDLFWKTTDDAIFAVNGVYEANRTTFDREYYFDGAGEFVHTRGTSNNQGTYNPGAIGSSGNFGFLWGDCYRTINRANYVLQNIGTLRANLRSESDQALMNRLVGEVRFLRALNYFRLIDLWGDVPYFGRRLNGNAEAYTLARTPRAVVKDSILADLSYAASVLPDNYTGDNLGRASKLAAWGFSGKVNLYWACWMKNQNNAGEAQKHYAAAAADFKKIIDKNIPLFRNGEPGPADNPNYWYLFQYFNEYDPEILFSVQFGGPLLNQGEEMQRDFGSRNTGNGQVWVAPTYRLVNRYQLTSTGDFAPSVVLSRNTTLANSATNPRSYVGRDYRMRATMLWDEQKMLRLTTDGLNVQDSITFRFGNRDGITFINYDGAPAGYIFRKWIRQTGGIGRSDGPQDMYLMRLPDVWLMYAEAVNELSGPTAELFGLLDKIRRRGNLPPLNQAKFSSKDEFFKAIEQERIVELVGEGHRFFDIRRWRKAEEIWPMPSGQVLYDSQGTRIRDEFVNAPIRDYQRYYQFQIPTGEIEVNSQIIQNEPWF
- a CDS encoding alginate lyase family protein, whose amino-acid sequence is MKMLLISLTFVATHAFGQADLNAEIRKTLQASVQAEVRWALQQPPRTVTAQTSPRSAGGRHDFYSEGDYWWPDSTNLQGPYLQRDGLSNPDNFVAHRQALIRLSQIMGALASAYVLQPDRRYSEQALRHLKAWFVDTTTRMNPSLTYAQAIKGRVTGRGIGIIDTIHLMEVVQAVQVMEAQLDAATVAVVRRWFRTYLHWLTHHPYGIEEREAKNNHGTCWVMQVAAFARFTGHDSLLAVCRDWYKTVLLPQQMAADGSFPLELRRTKPYGYSLFNLDAMAMICQIASTPRDNLWTYETPDGRSIRRGISYLYPYVVDKNRWPLPPDVMYWDDWPVAQPFLVFGALAFQQPEWLQTWKKGDHTPANEEVIRNLPIRHPLLWLPHSFRTN